Proteins from a single region of Stutzerimonas stutzeri:
- a CDS encoding carbohydrate kinase family protein — translation MYLVCGEALFDVFAASTDSRSRLHLEAVAGGSPFNVAVGLARLGVQAALLGGLSRDHFGQLLLELLQEEGVATEHLAIFDAPTTLAMVAIGANGSPVYSFRGEGCADRLLHTEQLQPLPADIRGIHFGSYSLVTPPIADTLLALLHREHAQRLISLDPNIRLNVEPSLERWRERVEAFAERAHLIKVSDEDLALLYPDMAPASIAQRWLDHHAELVVLTRGVDGAQLFSRKHGQLHVAAQAVTVRDTVGAGDTFQAALLAYLAEQQLDSPHGLAQMGPAQLQAMLAFASSAAAITCSRRGPDLPYRYEIA, via the coding sequence ATGTACCTCGTCTGTGGTGAAGCGCTTTTCGATGTGTTCGCGGCCTCGACCGACAGCCGCAGTCGCCTGCATCTGGAAGCCGTTGCAGGTGGCTCACCGTTCAACGTTGCCGTCGGGCTGGCCCGGTTGGGCGTGCAGGCCGCGTTGCTCGGTGGGCTCTCCCGCGATCATTTCGGTCAGCTCCTGCTAGAGCTGCTGCAGGAAGAAGGCGTTGCCACCGAGCACCTCGCCATCTTCGATGCGCCGACCACCCTGGCGATGGTCGCCATCGGCGCCAATGGCAGTCCGGTCTACAGCTTTCGCGGCGAAGGCTGTGCCGATCGACTGTTGCACACCGAACAGCTGCAGCCGCTGCCGGCAGACATTCGCGGCATCCATTTCGGTTCTTATTCGCTGGTGACGCCGCCGATTGCCGATACGCTGCTGGCCTTGCTGCATCGTGAGCATGCCCAGCGCCTGATTTCGCTCGATCCGAACATTCGCCTTAACGTTGAACCCAGCCTCGAACGCTGGCGCGAGCGGGTCGAGGCGTTCGCCGAACGCGCACATCTGATCAAGGTCAGCGACGAGGACCTGGCCCTGCTCTATCCAGACATGGCGCCAGCGAGCATCGCCCAGCGCTGGCTGGACCATCACGCCGAGCTGGTGGTGCTCACCCGAGGTGTCGACGGCGCACAGCTCTTCAGCCGCAAGCACGGCCAGCTGCACGTGGCAGCGCAGGCGGTGACGGTGCGTGACACCGTGGGCGCCGGCGACACCTTCCAGGCCGCGTTGCTCGCCTACCTGGCCGAACAGCAGCTGGACTCGCCGCACGGACTCGCACAGATGGGGCCTGCGCAACTGCAGGCCATGCTCGCCTTCGCCAGCAGCGCCGCCGCCATCACCTGTTCCCGGCGTGGTCCGGACCTGCCCTACCGATACGAAATTGCCTGA
- a CDS encoding ABC transporter ATP-binding protein encodes MADLKIHNLKKGFDGNEIIKGIDLDIRDREFVVFVGPSGCGKSTLLRLIAGLEEVSSGRIELDGRDITDVSPAKRDLAMVFQTYALYPHMTVRKNMSFALDLAGADKQEVARKIEAAARTLELEPLLERKPRQLSGGQRQRVAIGRAIVRNPKVFLFDEPLSNLDAALRVQMRLELSRLHQELQATMICVTHDQVEAMTLADKVVVLNGGRIEQVGSPMELYHNPANLFVAGFLGTPKMGFLKGRASRVEASGCEVELDAGCRLFLPVSGTTLKAGDPVTLGIRPEHLNRGSEGNCQLTVKADVSERLGSDTYCHVVTGNGEQLTMRIRGDFTPRYGESLSLTLEATHCHLFDSNGVAVGQSLQQAA; translated from the coding sequence ATGGCAGACCTGAAGATCCACAACCTGAAGAAAGGCTTCGACGGCAACGAGATCATCAAGGGCATCGACCTGGACATCCGCGACCGCGAATTCGTCGTCTTCGTCGGCCCCTCCGGCTGCGGCAAGTCCACTCTGCTGCGCCTGATCGCCGGGCTCGAGGAGGTCAGCAGCGGGCGGATCGAACTGGACGGGCGCGACATCACCGATGTCAGCCCGGCCAAACGCGACCTGGCCATGGTTTTCCAGACCTACGCGCTCTATCCGCACATGACGGTGCGCAAGAACATGTCCTTCGCCCTGGATCTCGCCGGCGCGGACAAACAGGAAGTAGCGCGCAAGATCGAGGCAGCCGCCCGCACCCTGGAGCTGGAACCGCTGCTCGAACGCAAGCCGCGACAACTGTCCGGCGGCCAGCGCCAGCGTGTCGCCATTGGCCGCGCTATCGTGCGTAACCCCAAGGTCTTCCTGTTCGACGAGCCGCTGTCCAACCTCGATGCCGCGCTGCGCGTGCAGATGCGTCTGGAGCTGTCGCGCCTGCACCAGGAGCTGCAGGCGACGATGATCTGCGTGACTCACGACCAGGTCGAAGCCATGACCCTTGCGGACAAGGTGGTGGTACTCAATGGAGGACGCATCGAGCAGGTGGGTTCACCCATGGAGCTCTATCACAATCCCGCCAACCTCTTCGTCGCAGGCTTTCTCGGCACACCGAAGATGGGCTTTCTCAAGGGCCGCGCAAGCCGTGTCGAAGCCAGCGGCTGCGAAGTCGAGCTCGACGCCGGTTGCCGGCTGTTCCTGCCGGTGAGCGGCACCACGCTGAAGGCGGGCGATCCGGTCACCCTCGGCATCCGCCCGGAACACCTCAACCGTGGCAGCGAAGGCAACTGCCAGTTGACCGTGAAGGCGGACGTTAGCGAGCGGTTGGGCAGCGACACCTACTGCCACGTGGTCACCGGCAACGGCGAGCAGCTGACCATGCGCATCCGCGGTGACTTCACCCCGCGCTATGGCGAGTCGCTGTCCCTGACATTGGAAGCCACCCATTGCCACCTCTTCGACAGCAATGGCGTCGCAGTCGGCCAGTCGCTGCAGCAGGCGGCCTGA
- a CDS encoding carbohydrate ABC transporter permease, translating into MLTLKQSRRLNTLVVGLFARAVALLLFFPIFWMLMTSLKTEIDAFATPPQFIFTPTLENYLQIQDRSGYFKYAWNSVTISFGATALGMLIAIPAAYSMAFYETKRTKGTLLWMLSTKMLPPVGVLVPIYLLAKQFGMLDSRAVLIIIYTLINLPILVWMIYTYFKDIPRDILEAARMDGATLMQEMVRVLLPISKGGLASTMLLSLILCWNEAFWSLNLTSSNAAPLTALIASYSSPEGLFWAKLSAVSTLACAPILIFGWISQKQLVRGLSFGAVK; encoded by the coding sequence ATGCTGACGCTCAAACAAAGTCGCCGCCTCAATACCCTTGTGGTCGGGCTGTTCGCCAGGGCCGTGGCGTTGCTGCTGTTCTTCCCGATCTTCTGGATGCTGATGACCAGCCTGAAGACCGAGATCGACGCCTTCGCCACACCGCCGCAGTTCATCTTCACGCCGACGCTGGAGAACTACCTGCAGATTCAGGACCGCAGCGGCTACTTCAAGTACGCCTGGAACTCGGTGACCATCTCCTTCGGCGCCACGGCCCTGGGCATGCTGATTGCGATACCTGCGGCCTACTCGATGGCCTTCTACGAGACCAAGCGCACCAAAGGCACGCTGTTGTGGATGCTCTCGACCAAGATGCTGCCACCGGTGGGCGTGCTGGTGCCGATCTACCTGCTGGCCAAGCAGTTCGGCATGTTGGACAGCCGCGCAGTGCTGATCATCATCTACACGCTGATCAACCTGCCAATCCTGGTGTGGATGATCTACACCTATTTCAAGGACATACCCCGCGACATTCTCGAAGCGGCCCGTATGGACGGCGCAACGCTGATGCAGGAAATGGTTCGCGTGCTGCTGCCAATCAGCAAGGGCGGGCTGGCCTCGACCATGCTGCTGTCGCTGATCCTGTGCTGGAACGAGGCCTTCTGGTCGCTGAACCTGACCTCTTCCAATGCTGCGCCGCTGACCGCCCTGATCGCGTCCTACTCCAGCCCGGAAGGCCTGTTCTGGGCCAAGCTTTCGGCCGTATCCACCCTCGCCTGCGCTCCCATCCTGATTTTCGGCTGGATCAGCCAGAAGCAGCTGGTGCGCGGCCTGTCGTTCGGCGCCGTGAAATAA
- a CDS encoding phosphate ABC transporter substrate-binding/OmpA family protein: MALRSVGRYRNRALPLLLLALGGVSNSVLAAPPIPADASAVLRIHGSNTVGAKLAPMLIAGLFEAEGYQEVSIHPTEVENEQRISARTPQGKQVYATVAAHGTGTGFAGLKNGQGDLAAASRPIKTSERAELAELGDMRSGKAEQVIAIDGLAIIVHPGNPLDSLTTTQLAGLFAGEIRNWRELGGQDLPVRLHARDDRSGTYDTFNELVLARQGKSLWSDARRYESNDELSRAVTLDAGAIGFTGLASLGKAKALAIADGDSQPMLPSRALVATEDYPLSRRLFLYAHPRQQSPWTAAYIEFIHSKAGQSIVERSGYVAQHVEAIRQTALADMPAFYQQLASEARRLTVNFRFEEGSAQLDNKALRDLERVADYLRDNGKLTDSAALVGFGDATGDPARAALLSKLRAMTVRRELNKRGVFLKEINGMGAELPVASNDAGSGRVKNRRVEVWVY; this comes from the coding sequence ATGGCATTACGTTCAGTTGGACGGTATCGGAACCGGGCGTTGCCCCTGCTATTGCTCGCGTTGGGCGGCGTATCGAACAGTGTTCTTGCGGCCCCGCCAATTCCGGCGGACGCATCGGCCGTGCTGCGCATTCACGGCTCCAACACCGTGGGCGCCAAGCTCGCCCCCATGCTCATCGCCGGGCTGTTCGAAGCTGAAGGCTATCAGGAGGTAAGCATCCACCCGACCGAGGTGGAGAATGAACAACGCATCAGTGCGCGCACGCCTCAGGGCAAGCAGGTGTATGCCACGGTGGCCGCGCATGGCACCGGTACCGGCTTCGCTGGGCTGAAGAATGGCCAGGGTGATCTCGCAGCAGCGTCCAGGCCGATCAAAACCAGCGAGCGCGCCGAGCTGGCCGAACTGGGCGACATGCGTAGCGGCAAGGCGGAACAGGTTATCGCCATCGACGGCCTGGCCATCATCGTGCACCCGGGCAACCCGCTCGACTCGTTGACCACCACGCAACTGGCCGGGCTGTTCGCCGGCGAAATCCGCAACTGGCGCGAGCTCGGCGGACAGGACTTGCCGGTGCGGCTGCATGCGCGCGATGACCGTTCCGGTACCTACGACACCTTCAACGAGCTGGTATTGGCGCGCCAGGGCAAGTCGCTCTGGAGCGATGCCCGCCGCTATGAATCCAACGACGAACTGTCCCGCGCGGTCACCCTGGATGCAGGCGCCATCGGCTTCACCGGCCTGGCCTCGCTGGGCAAGGCCAAGGCCCTGGCCATCGCTGATGGCGACTCGCAGCCGATGCTGCCCTCCCGCGCCCTGGTCGCGACCGAGGACTATCCGCTGTCGCGCCGGCTGTTCCTCTATGCCCATCCGCGGCAGCAGTCGCCCTGGACCGCGGCCTACATCGAGTTCATCCATAGCAAGGCCGGGCAGAGCATTGTCGAGCGATCCGGCTACGTCGCCCAGCATGTCGAGGCGATTCGGCAAACCGCACTCGCCGACATGCCCGCCTTCTATCAGCAACTGGCGAGCGAAGCCCGGCGCCTGACGGTCAATTTTCGCTTCGAGGAAGGCAGCGCCCAGCTAGACAACAAGGCCCTGCGCGACCTCGAGCGGGTCGCCGATTATCTGCGCGACAACGGCAAGCTGACCGATAGCGCAGCACTGGTGGGCTTCGGAGACGCAACGGGCGATCCGGCGCGCGCGGCACTGCTCTCCAAGCTGCGCGCGATGACGGTCCGTCGCGAGCTGAACAAGCGCGGAGTATTCTTAAAGGAAATCAATGGAATGGGAGCTGAACTTCCAGTTGCATCTAACGACGCGGGAAGTGGCCGGGTGAAGAACCGCCGCGTGGAAGTCTGGGTGTATTAA
- a CDS encoding AraC family transcriptional regulator has translation MRALKISDPSYELMDDHHGNSLIYREHGFPCPLVRWHNHKEYELHLIVASSGKVFVGDYVGNFGPDSLFLTGPHLPHNWISQVEDGEVVAKRDMLVNFTDEMLEAGHAVFSELRTFTPMLERSRYGIEFRCPQTIAQARQLMQQIADSRGATRLGYFLIMLELLAKCDDYQLLSGATSAQLSDEQQADRTNMAVNYIFEHYMRELPLEEVASHLGMKPTYFSRFFKRATGRCYVEFVNSLRISKSCELLLDQDKPVTDVCFESGFNNLSNFNRRFQQLKGMTPSCYRRLIEQRLTEQNLAS, from the coding sequence ATGAGAGCGTTGAAGATCTCCGACCCGTCCTACGAGCTGATGGACGACCACCACGGCAACTCGCTGATCTATCGCGAACATGGTTTCCCCTGCCCGCTGGTGCGCTGGCACAACCACAAGGAATACGAACTGCATCTGATCGTCGCCAGCTCCGGCAAGGTCTTCGTCGGCGACTACGTGGGCAATTTCGGACCGGACAGCCTGTTTCTCACCGGCCCGCACCTGCCGCACAACTGGATCAGTCAGGTCGAGGACGGCGAGGTCGTCGCCAAGCGCGACATGCTGGTCAACTTCACGGACGAGATGCTTGAGGCGGGCCACGCTGTCTTCTCCGAGCTACGGACCTTCACGCCGATGCTTGAACGCTCGCGCTACGGCATCGAGTTTCGCTGCCCGCAGACCATCGCCCAGGCACGCCAACTGATGCAGCAGATCGCCGACAGCCGCGGCGCCACCCGCCTCGGCTATTTCCTGATCATGCTCGAGCTGCTTGCCAAGTGCGACGACTACCAGCTGCTCTCCGGCGCCACCTCGGCACAGTTGAGCGACGAGCAGCAGGCCGACCGGACCAACATGGCGGTCAACTACATCTTCGAACACTACATGCGCGAACTGCCCCTGGAGGAAGTCGCCAGCCATCTCGGCATGAAGCCCACCTACTTCTCGCGCTTCTTCAAGCGCGCCACCGGGCGCTGCTACGTCGAGTTCGTCAATAGCCTGCGCATCAGCAAATCCTGCGAACTGCTGCTCGATCAGGACAAGCCGGTCACGGATGTCTGCTTCGAGTCGGGCTTCAACAACCTGTCCAATTTCAATCGCCGCTTCCAGCAGCTCAAGGGCATGACCCCGTCGTGCTATCGACGCCTGATCGAACAACGCCTGACCGAGCAGAACCTGGCCAGCTGA
- a CDS encoding mannitol dehydrogenase family protein, with product MKLKEANLPQLPAPIARPDYCLAEVTTGIAHIGVGGFHRAHQAAYTDALMNTGEGLEWGICGIGTRAEERSMRDALAAQDYLYTLVELDDRPDTEVRLIGSIRDMLLVDEDGSEAVVARLADPAIRIVSLTITEGGYCLDDSTGQFNAQLPQIQHDLQHPRSPVSVFGLLCAALAKRRGDGVGPFTVMSCDNLPHNGDVTRKATLAFAGLVDADLAGWIERNVSFPNAMVDRITPMTSATHRQDLERQHGLDDAWPVVCEPFVQWVLEDRFVAGRPAWEKVGVQFTDDVSPYEEMKIKLLNGSHLALTYLGFLRGYRFVHETMADPLFVEYIRRYMNEDVTPQLAPVPGIDLARYKQTLIERFSNRAIADQLERVCSDGSSKFPKFSVPTIDRLIAANAALDRAALVVAAWALYLRGVDENGERYRIPDPRADFCQSLVAEDDGLAERLLGREEIFGTQIPRSLAFREAFERNLLRLRTLGVSGTLDLLLTQ from the coding sequence ATGAAGTTGAAAGAAGCGAATCTGCCACAGCTGCCGGCCCCTATCGCGCGCCCCGACTACTGCCTGGCCGAGGTCACCACCGGCATCGCCCACATCGGCGTGGGCGGTTTTCACCGCGCCCATCAGGCGGCCTACACCGATGCGCTGATGAACACCGGCGAGGGGCTGGAATGGGGCATCTGCGGCATCGGCACGCGCGCCGAGGAACGCTCCATGCGCGACGCGCTGGCCGCGCAGGACTATCTCTACACCCTGGTCGAGCTCGACGACCGGCCTGACACCGAGGTCCGGCTGATCGGCAGCATTCGCGACATGCTGCTGGTGGACGAGGATGGTTCCGAGGCGGTGGTTGCCCGCCTGGCCGATCCGGCGATTCGCATCGTCTCGCTGACCATCACCGAGGGCGGCTATTGCCTGGACGACAGCACCGGCCAGTTCAATGCGCAACTGCCGCAAATCCAACATGACCTGCAGCACCCGCGCAGCCCGGTCAGCGTGTTTGGCCTGCTCTGCGCGGCCCTGGCCAAGCGCCGCGGGGACGGCGTTGGGCCCTTCACTGTGATGTCCTGCGACAACCTCCCCCACAACGGCGACGTGACCCGCAAGGCCACGCTGGCCTTCGCCGGCCTGGTCGATGCCGACCTAGCCGGCTGGATCGAGCGCAACGTCAGCTTCCCCAACGCCATGGTCGACCGCATCACGCCCATGACCAGCGCGACCCATCGCCAGGACCTGGAGCGTCAGCACGGCCTCGATGACGCCTGGCCGGTGGTCTGCGAACCCTTCGTGCAATGGGTGCTGGAAGACCGCTTCGTCGCCGGCCGCCCGGCCTGGGAAAAGGTCGGAGTGCAGTTCACTGACGACGTCTCGCCCTACGAGGAGATGAAGATCAAGCTGCTCAACGGCAGCCACCTCGCGCTGACCTACCTCGGCTTCCTGCGCGGTTATCGCTTCGTCCACGAAACCATGGCCGATCCGCTGTTCGTCGAGTACATCCGCCGCTACATGAACGAGGACGTCACCCCACAACTGGCTCCCGTGCCCGGCATCGATCTCGCTCGCTACAAGCAGACGCTGATCGAGCGCTTCTCCAACCGTGCCATCGCCGATCAGCTGGAACGGGTGTGCTCCGATGGCTCGTCGAAGTTTCCCAAGTTCAGCGTGCCGACCATCGACCGCCTGATCGCCGCTAACGCTGCCCTGGACCGGGCCGCCCTGGTGGTCGCCGCCTGGGCGCTGTATCTGCGGGGCGTAGATGAAAACGGCGAGCGGTACCGCATCCCCGATCCGCGCGCGGATTTCTGCCAGTCCCTTGTTGCGGAGGACGACGGCCT
- a CDS encoding ABC transporter substrate-binding protein codes for MKAFNLLLGSACMATIALAQAAETLTVATVNNADMIRMQRLSKTFEQQNPDIKLNWVVLEENVLRQRLTTDIATQGGQFDVLTIGMYEASLWGDKGWLAPMKDLPEGYDLDDVFPSVREGLSVDGTLYALPFYAESSMTYYRTDLFEQAGLDMPEHPTWTQMAGFAEKLHKPGEDQYGICLRGKAGWGENMALVTTVANAFGARWFDEKWQPEFDGPEWTKAANFYVDLLSQYGPPGASSNGFNENLALFNSGKCAMWVDATVAGSFVTDESQSKVADKVGFTFAPQEDTDKGSAWLYSWALAIPTSSQQKDAAKQFTAWATSKDYAKLVAETDGVTNVPPGTRESTYSDEYMAAAPFARITLESLKQADPASPSAKPVPYVGIQLVTIPEFQAIGTQVGKMFSAALTGQMPVEQMLTAVQQSTTREMKRAGYPK; via the coding sequence ATGAAAGCATTCAACTTGCTGCTCGGTTCCGCCTGCATGGCCACGATTGCGCTGGCCCAGGCCGCCGAAACCCTCACCGTCGCCACCGTCAACAACGCGGACATGATCCGCATGCAGCGCCTCTCCAAGACCTTCGAACAGCAGAATCCCGACATCAAGCTCAACTGGGTGGTGCTCGAAGAGAACGTTCTGCGTCAGCGCCTGACCACCGACATCGCCACCCAGGGCGGCCAGTTCGACGTGCTCACGATTGGCATGTATGAAGCTTCGCTCTGGGGCGACAAGGGTTGGCTGGCGCCGATGAAGGATCTGCCAGAAGGCTACGATCTGGACGACGTATTTCCTTCAGTACGCGAAGGCCTGTCGGTAGACGGGACGCTGTACGCCCTGCCGTTCTACGCCGAAAGCTCGATGACCTACTACCGCACTGACCTGTTCGAGCAGGCCGGTCTGGACATGCCCGAACATCCCACCTGGACGCAAATGGCCGGGTTCGCCGAAAAGCTGCACAAGCCCGGCGAAGACCAATACGGCATCTGCCTGCGCGGCAAGGCCGGTTGGGGCGAGAACATGGCGCTGGTCACGACCGTCGCCAACGCTTTCGGCGCGCGCTGGTTCGACGAGAAGTGGCAGCCCGAATTCGATGGCCCCGAATGGACCAAGGCGGCCAACTTCTATGTCGACCTGCTCAGCCAATACGGCCCGCCCGGCGCCTCCAGCAATGGTTTCAACGAAAACCTGGCGCTGTTCAACAGCGGCAAATGCGCCATGTGGGTCGATGCGACCGTTGCAGGCTCCTTCGTGACCGATGAATCGCAGAGCAAGGTCGCCGATAAGGTGGGCTTCACCTTTGCTCCGCAGGAAGACACCGACAAGGGTTCCGCCTGGCTGTACTCCTGGGCACTGGCGATCCCGACCAGCTCGCAACAAAAGGACGCCGCCAAGCAATTCACCGCCTGGGCGACCTCGAAGGACTACGCCAAGCTCGTTGCCGAAACAGATGGCGTTACCAACGTGCCACCGGGTACTCGTGAGTCCACCTACAGCGACGAATACATGGCCGCCGCACCCTTCGCCAGGATCACGCTGGAGTCGCTCAAGCAGGCCGATCCCGCCTCGCCTTCGGCCAAGCCGGTGCCTTATGTCGGTATCCAGTTGGTGACCATCCCGGAATTCCAGGCCATCGGCACTCAGGTCGGCAAGATGTTCTCCGCGGCGCTGACCGGACAGATGCCAGTCGAGCAGATGCTGACCGCTGTGCAGCAATCCACGACGCGGGAAATGAAGCGCGCCGGTTATCCCAAGTAG